From a region of the Thiomicrorhabdus sp. genome:
- the epmB gene encoding EF-P beta-lysylation protein EpmB has product MAKNLSSIQSESQNDSPNNRTSNKLMQLVQTLELNSVNHKNLEEIGIIKESDFIYKAPNDFIEQIQINNLNDPLLKQILPVKAENQLAIDFVKDPVGDLQKNPTPSLIHKYQGRVLLIASPKCDIHCRYCFRRHFPYEEQSNQRHWQAAIQQITHDKSIHEVILSGGDPMSLSEAVLMRLIESIEQIKHITTIRIHSRTPIVSPSTAPQKALLIWAQQSRLNKVLVVHCNHANELSDKTAALLQQYRQSGFTLLNQSVLLKDINDSANTLAELSHKLFSQGVLPYYLHQLDKVQGASHFEVSDSDAKQIHEQLLTQLPGYLVPKLVREIAGQQSKTPL; this is encoded by the coding sequence ATGGCTAAAAATTTAAGCTCTATACAGTCCGAATCGCAAAATGATTCGCCTAATAATCGTACCTCAAATAAACTCATGCAGCTTGTTCAAACTCTTGAGCTTAATTCAGTAAACCATAAAAATTTAGAAGAGATTGGGATTATTAAAGAAAGTGATTTTATTTATAAAGCACCCAATGATTTTATTGAGCAAATTCAAATCAATAACCTAAATGATCCCCTGCTTAAACAGATATTACCCGTCAAAGCAGAAAATCAATTAGCGATAGATTTTGTAAAAGACCCGGTTGGCGATCTACAAAAAAACCCAACGCCAAGTTTGATTCATAAATACCAGGGCCGAGTATTATTGATTGCTAGCCCAAAATGCGACATTCATTGCCGCTACTGCTTTAGAAGGCATTTTCCTTATGAAGAACAGAGTAATCAACGCCATTGGCAAGCTGCAATACAACAGATAACTCATGATAAAAGTATTCATGAAGTGATTTTAAGCGGTGGCGATCCAATGAGCTTAAGCGAGGCGGTTTTAATGCGCTTAATTGAATCTATTGAACAAATTAAACACATTACCACCATACGAATTCATAGCCGAACGCCCATTGTATCGCCATCTACTGCACCGCAAAAAGCATTGTTAATTTGGGCACAACAAAGTCGTTTAAATAAGGTATTAGTGGTGCATTGTAATCACGCCAATGAATTAAGTGATAAAACTGCAGCCTTGCTACAACAATATCGCCAAAGTGGTTTTACGCTATTGAATCAAAGTGTATTGTTAAAAGATATTAATGATTCAGCAAACACCTTGGCAGAACTCAGCCACAAGTTATTTTCTCAAGGCGTTTTGCCCTACTACTTACATCAATTAGATAAGGTTCAAGGTGCAAGCCATTTTGAGGTAAGCGATTCTGACGCAAAACAAATTCACGAACAGTTATTAACGCAATTACCAGGTTATTTAGTACCAAAATTAGTAAGAGAAATTGCCGGACAGCAAAGTAAAACGCCTTTATAA
- the efp gene encoding elongation factor P, protein MATYSTTEFKAGLKFLMDGQPCSIIENTQVSPGKGQAFNRVRYRNLMTGKVLEKTFKSGEKVEAADVIDTDLQYLYNDGEFWHFMDETSFEQYQAAEAAVSDVAKWLIEQDVCLVTLFNGQIISVTPPKQITLEVTDTDPGLKGDTAGTGGKPATLSTGAVVQVPLFVQIGEKVIVNTEKGEYISRAK, encoded by the coding sequence ATGGCAACTTACAGCACAACTGAATTTAAAGCAGGTTTGAAGTTCTTAATGGACGGTCAACCATGTTCAATTATTGAAAATACTCAAGTTTCTCCAGGTAAAGGGCAAGCCTTTAACCGTGTTAGATACCGTAACTTAATGACGGGTAAAGTTCTAGAAAAAACCTTTAAGTCAGGTGAAAAAGTTGAAGCGGCAGATGTAATCGATACTGACTTACAGTACTTATATAACGACGGTGAGTTTTGGCACTTTATGGACGAAACCTCTTTTGAACAATATCAAGCCGCAGAAGCCGCGGTTTCTGATGTTGCAAAATGGTTAATTGAGCAAGATGTTTGTTTAGTGACGTTGTTTAATGGTCAAATTATCTCGGTAACCCCTCCTAAGCAGATTACTCTTGAAGTGACTGATACTGATCCAGGTTTAAAAGGTGATACAGCGGGAACAGGTGGTAAACCAGCGACCTTATCAACGGGTGCTGTGGTACAAGTTCCTTTATTCGTACAAATTGGCGAAAAAGTTATTGTAAATACCGAAAAGGGTGAATACATTTCACGTGCTAAATAA
- the epmA gene encoding EF-P lysine aminoacylase EpmA — protein sequence MLNRRDTLQKRSNLLQQVRAFFYARSVLEVDTPMLSQAATPDVHLASLSSQLQVPGYKEPKTYYLHTSPEYPMKRLLCEGSGDIFYLGKVFRNGDLSPRHQIEFSMLEWYRLGFSMFQLIDEVIELIQIAMQFHADLPLEVETLSYQQVFAKYAHIENVFNATAEDYQACLKKHNIAEIVGVDNDDKDLWEQLVLTEVIEPQLGNHQGKPTISVMYHYPAKDAALAQVCEDNPLVAERFEVFVNGMELANGYHELADATIYRQRFTEALQQRQTLGLPAVPLDENLLQTLNQQTLPDCSGVALGIDRLFALQQNLSNLQQGICFGIEDA from the coding sequence ATGTTGAATAGACGCGACACTCTACAAAAACGCTCTAACTTGTTGCAACAGGTTAGGGCGTTTTTTTATGCCCGCTCAGTGCTAGAGGTAGATACCCCTATGCTCTCTCAAGCGGCAACGCCTGATGTTCATTTGGCATCTTTAAGCTCTCAACTGCAAGTGCCTGGTTATAAAGAACCAAAGACTTATTATTTGCACACCTCTCCAGAATATCCAATGAAACGGCTGTTGTGTGAAGGCAGTGGCGATATTTTCTATTTAGGTAAGGTGTTTCGTAATGGTGATTTAAGCCCGCGTCATCAAATAGAGTTCAGTATGTTGGAGTGGTATCGCCTTGGTTTTTCAATGTTTCAACTTATTGATGAAGTAATTGAATTGATTCAAATCGCTATGCAATTTCATGCTGATTTGCCATTAGAAGTTGAGACTTTGAGTTATCAACAAGTGTTTGCAAAATATGCTCATATTGAGAATGTATTTAACGCCACCGCTGAAGATTACCAGGCCTGCTTAAAAAAACATAATATTGCAGAAATTGTGGGGGTGGATAATGATGATAAAGATTTGTGGGAGCAATTGGTTTTAACTGAAGTAATTGAACCTCAATTAGGCAATCATCAAGGTAAACCCACTATAAGTGTTATGTACCATTATCCCGCTAAAGATGCCGCTTTAGCCCAAGTTTGTGAAGATAATCCATTGGTTGCTGAACGTTTTGAGGTTTTTGTAAACGGTATGGAATTGGCAAATGGCTATCATGAGTTGGCAGACGCAACTATTTATCGTCAACGTTTTACAGAAGCATTACAGCAAAGACAGACATTGGGCCTACCTGCTGTGCCTTTAGATGAGAACCTATTGCAAACCTTAAACCAACAAACTCTGCCAGATTGTAGTGGGGTGGCTTTGGGTATAGATAGATTATTTGCCTTACAGCAAAACCTCTCTAATCTTCAGCAAGGTATCTGTTTTGGTATTGAAGATGCCTAA
- a CDS encoding glutathione S-transferase N-terminal domain-containing protein has product MSDIPVTKRSVMVLFSDSKSPSCHRVRLVAKEKDIPMEVIEVDKDNLPEDLLELNPYATLPTLVDRDLVLYDPQVIIEYLDERFPHPPLMSVDPISKARSRQMLRQIETEWYPLIDTIANSEDADAVKTARRNLLERLIQLIPVFDHMPYFMSEDYSLVDISMSVLLWRLPSLGIELPKGAKAITDYADKVLSREMFQESLSDDEIDMRDVF; this is encoded by the coding sequence ATGTCCGACATTCCAGTCACTAAACGTTCCGTAATGGTTTTATTTTCTGACTCTAAAAGCCCAAGCTGCCATCGTGTACGCTTAGTTGCTAAAGAGAAAGATATTCCAATGGAGGTGATTGAAGTAGATAAAGACAATCTTCCAGAAGATTTGTTAGAGCTTAATCCGTATGCAACGCTACCTACTTTAGTAGATAGAGATTTAGTGCTTTATGATCCACAAGTCATTATTGAGTATTTAGATGAGCGTTTTCCGCATCCGCCGTTAATGTCTGTTGACCCTATTTCAAAAGCCCGTTCGCGCCAAATGTTGCGTCAAATTGAAACAGAATGGTATCCGTTAATTGATACTATTGCTAACAGTGAAGATGCTGATGCGGTTAAAACGGCTCGTCGTAACTTACTAGAGCGTTTAATTCAGTTAATTCCTGTATTTGATCACATGCCATATTTTATGAGCGAAGATTACTCTTTGGTTGATATCAGTATGTCTGTATTGCTATGGCGTCTACCATCTTTAGGAATTGAACTTCCAAAAGGGGCTAAGGCCATTACGGATTATGCAGATAAAGTGTTAAGCAGAGAGATGTTCCAAGAGAGTTTGTCTGACGATGAAATCGATATGCGAGACGTTTTTTAA
- a CDS encoding ClpXP protease specificity-enhancing factor, whose translation MISNRPYLIRAIYDWIVDNDWTPHLQIDANYPGANVPQEFVQDGVIVLNASPSAVVGLSLDNDLFAFKARFGGVERSIYFPPEAVLACFARENGHGMPFPPEPYPDGYDEQEDKPTLKSVESSKDDKSKTASKADSNAKKSDKKKPSLSIVK comes from the coding sequence ATGATTTCGAATCGCCCTTATTTAATTCGTGCTATTTACGATTGGATTGTAGATAACGACTGGACACCGCATTTACAAATTGATGCGAACTATCCTGGTGCCAATGTGCCGCAGGAGTTTGTTCAAGACGGTGTGATCGTGTTAAACGCAAGCCCATCTGCCGTGGTTGGTTTAAGTTTAGATAATGATTTATTTGCCTTTAAAGCTCGTTTTGGCGGGGTGGAGCGTAGTATTTACTTTCCGCCAGAAGCAGTCTTAGCTTGTTTTGCCCGTGAAAATGGTCATGGTATGCCGTTTCCACCAGAGCCTTATCCAGATGGGTATGATGAGCAAGAAGATAAACCAACCTTGAAGTCGGTGGAATCTTCAAAAGATGATAAATCAAAAACCGCTTCAAAAGCAGATTCAAATGCCAAAAAATCAGATAAGAAAAAGCCAAGTTTATCGATTGTTAAATGA
- the mvaD gene encoding diphosphomevalonate decarboxylase codes for MSKSQTPLTSKQKQQQTFVHQVIGHTSSHNALQAKKASGDGSAPVNIALSKYWGKRDTVLNLPTNSSVSISLPSLGTSTQISLITESNEPDQVSLNGESLESSHPFAKRVSEFLNHFRVTPNTTFNVVTKNSVPTAAGLASSASGYAALVLALDDLFDWQLTHKKLSLLARLGSGSASRSVFNGFAIWHQGNQQDGLDSFAEQIETQWPEFCVGLLEIDIKQKPVSSTQGMQNTVETCELYQAWPKQANADVQTVLTAIKNHDFSLLGKTAEHNALTMHATMIATWPPIVYWQPESVKAMHTVWELREQGVEVYFTMDAGPNLKLLFLETQKPAVMQAFGDIKILEPFKD; via the coding sequence ATGTCAAAGAGCCAAACGCCTTTAACAAGCAAGCAAAAGCAACAGCAAACCTTTGTTCACCAAGTTATTGGCCATACGTCATCTCATAATGCTTTACAGGCTAAAAAGGCCAGTGGCGATGGTTCAGCCCCAGTGAATATTGCGTTGAGCAAATATTGGGGTAAACGTGATACCGTATTAAACCTACCTACCAATAGTAGTGTTTCGATTAGCTTACCGAGTTTGGGAACTTCAACTCAAATTAGCCTAATAACAGAATCAAACGAACCTGACCAAGTTTCACTTAATGGAGAATCGTTAGAATCCAGCCACCCTTTTGCCAAACGAGTAAGTGAATTTTTAAATCACTTTAGAGTAACTCCAAACACCACTTTTAACGTAGTCACTAAAAACAGTGTGCCTACGGCGGCGGGTTTAGCGTCTTCTGCTTCGGGTTATGCGGCATTGGTTTTGGCTTTAGATGATTTATTTGATTGGCAGTTAACACACAAAAAACTCTCACTATTAGCTCGATTAGGCAGTGGTAGTGCCAGTCGTTCTGTATTTAATGGCTTTGCCATTTGGCACCAAGGTAATCAACAAGATGGATTAGATAGTTTTGCCGAGCAAATTGAAACTCAATGGCCTGAGTTTTGTGTAGGGCTATTAGAAATAGATATTAAGCAAAAACCGGTTAGCTCAACTCAAGGCATGCAAAATACGGTAGAAACCTGCGAACTTTACCAGGCCTGGCCTAAGCAAGCTAATGCGGATGTACAAACCGTATTAACCGCAATTAAAAATCACGACTTTAGCCTGTTAGGTAAAACCGCAGAACATAATGCCTTAACCATGCACGCCACCATGATTGCGACCTGGCCGCCAATTGTTTATTGGCAACCAGAATCCGTTAAGGCGATGCACACCGTTTGGGAACTGCGTGAACAAGGCGTAGAGGTTTATTTTACGATGGATGCAGGGCCAAATTTAAAATTGCTGTTTCTAGAAACGCAAAAGCCTGCGGTTATGCAGGCTTTTGGAGATATTAAGATTTTAGAGCCGTTTAAAGATTAG
- a CDS encoding GHMP kinase, translating into MPPAVKPDSLPSWHSQAPANTMILGEHSVVYGHPALACAVNQFVKITWHARADNALNIYSALGQHHTQIDAISLHPKLNFAVAALQAFQYQLPHGLDIHIESEFSSTIGLGSSAAVLAAMLSGLNTICQTKHELIALFTIGHKIIIDIQGRGSGTDLAASLSGGAIYFQPKNETHKHPVIKKITVELPIQLFYCGYKTPTAVVLQQVAEAWQNKPAELSMLYRAMAKTTRTGFEALQNNTFSDFYQACKKYQQLMTELGVNDSTLQTIIDLLTSCPSIDAAKISGSGLGDCVLAIGVLDNCSTETSNRLNNYQQISVNICEKGAFTLCDSNYQA; encoded by the coding sequence ATGCCGCCAGCTGTAAAACCGGATTCGTTACCTAGCTGGCACAGTCAAGCACCAGCCAACACTATGATTTTGGGCGAGCACAGCGTAGTTTATGGACACCCTGCCCTAGCTTGTGCAGTAAATCAGTTTGTAAAGATTACATGGCATGCCAGAGCTGATAACGCCCTTAATATTTACTCTGCTTTGGGCCAACATCATACTCAAATAGATGCCATTTCTCTTCATCCAAAACTTAATTTTGCTGTTGCCGCATTGCAGGCATTTCAATACCAACTGCCACATGGTTTAGATATTCATATTGAGAGTGAGTTCTCCTCCACGATTGGTCTTGGTAGTTCTGCTGCAGTGCTTGCGGCCATGCTCTCTGGTTTAAATACCATTTGCCAAACCAAACATGAACTTATTGCTCTGTTTACAATAGGTCATAAAATCATTATTGATATTCAAGGTCGTGGTTCAGGCACAGATTTAGCCGCCAGTTTATCGGGCGGTGCTATCTATTTTCAACCCAAAAATGAAACCCACAAACACCCTGTTATTAAAAAAATAACGGTTGAACTACCAATCCAACTATTTTACTGTGGCTACAAAACCCCTACTGCCGTGGTATTGCAGCAAGTCGCTGAGGCCTGGCAAAACAAACCTGCTGAGTTAAGCATGCTTTATCGTGCTATGGCTAAAACGACCCGAACAGGATTTGAAGCTTTACAAAACAATACCTTCAGTGACTTTTACCAGGCCTGTAAAAAATACCAACAACTCATGACTGAGCTTGGTGTTAACGACTCCACCCTACAAACCATTATTGATTTACTAACAAGCTGCCCTTCAATTGATGCGGCTAAAATCTCTGGTTCTGGCCTTGGCGACTGTGTATTAGCGATTGGTGTTTTAGATAACTGTTCTACTGAAACCTCTAACAGACTAAACAACTATCAACAGATTAGCGTTAATATTTGCGAAAAAGGGGCTTTTACGCTCTGTGATTCAAATTACCAGGCGTAG
- a CDS encoding hydroxymethylglutaryl-CoA synthase: MKVGIDLIHFATADYFLGLDTFAAEKQTDVNKFTIGIGQEKMSIAPPDEDVVSLAAKAAAPILDQINSNEVSAVLFATETGVDQSKSAGAFLHGLLGLSNRCRVIELKHACYAGAAALQMATNMVRVNPKEKILVIAADIAKYDVDTSGEATQGCGAVAMLVTESPRIIAIEPGSGYYTDDVMDFWRPNHRTTALVDGKYSTKVYLNSLKHAWEHFTELTERKFEDIDYFCYHIPFTKMADKAHKTLIKKVGATLTQAQQDSQTLPSQLYNRIVGNSYSASLFVGFISLLDNVKENIEGKRVSFFSYGSGCVAEFFTGIMQAGYKSVLMTASHKKQIDERLPLTYQQYLDFYHNVDNSIENIVYPVTNKGPYRLAGIEEHKRYYQKTT, from the coding sequence ATGAAAGTAGGCATTGATTTAATCCATTTTGCAACAGCAGACTATTTCCTAGGCTTAGATACCTTTGCCGCAGAGAAACAGACTGATGTAAATAAATTTACCATTGGTATTGGTCAAGAAAAAATGTCCATAGCTCCTCCAGATGAGGATGTGGTAAGTTTAGCAGCAAAAGCAGCTGCTCCAATATTAGACCAAATTAATAGCAACGAAGTCAGTGCTGTCTTATTCGCTACTGAAACCGGTGTTGACCAATCAAAGTCAGCAGGTGCGTTTTTACACGGGTTATTAGGTTTATCAAACCGTTGTCGCGTAATTGAATTAAAACATGCTTGTTATGCAGGTGCGGCAGCTCTTCAAATGGCCACAAATATGGTGCGTGTAAATCCGAAAGAGAAAATTCTTGTGATTGCTGCGGATATTGCAAAATATGATGTGGATACCTCTGGTGAAGCCACTCAAGGTTGTGGTGCTGTTGCTATGTTAGTTACAGAATCACCGCGTATCATTGCAATTGAACCTGGTTCAGGTTATTACACGGATGATGTAATGGATTTTTGGCGACCTAACCATCGCACAACCGCTTTAGTGGATGGAAAATACTCAACAAAAGTCTATTTAAACAGTCTTAAGCACGCTTGGGAACACTTTACCGAGCTAACTGAACGCAAGTTTGAAGATATCGATTACTTCTGTTATCACATTCCATTTACAAAAATGGCTGATAAAGCTCACAAAACCCTAATTAAAAAAGTGGGGGCTACCTTAACCCAAGCACAGCAAGATTCGCAAACCCTACCAAGTCAGCTATATAACCGCATTGTGGGTAATAGCTATAGTGCCTCTTTATTTGTAGGCTTTATCTCTTTACTGGATAATGTAAAAGAGAATATTGAAGGCAAGCGCGTTAGTTTTTTTAGTTATGGTTCTGGTTGCGTTGCTGAATTCTTTACTGGAATTATGCAAGCCGGATATAAATCTGTTTTAATGACAGCAAGTCATAAAAAACAAATTGATGAACGTCTACCTTTAACGTATCAACAATATCTCGATTTTTATCATAATGTTGATAACAGCATTGAAAACATCGTTTACCCAGTGACCAACAAAGGGCCGTATCGTTTAGCAGGTATTGAAGAACATAAACGCTACTATCAAAAAACTACATAA
- the fni gene encoding type 2 isopentenyl-diphosphate Delta-isomerase codes for MTKKSSLSFAEQVTSRKQDHIDAVLNDPQVERRNGVYGQGFDQVRLMHRALPECDFASIDTTTTFLDKTISFPFLIASMTGGAANNLGDINIHLAEAAEALNVPMAVGSQRAMIIDEAAKQSFAIRQYAPNVPLIANMGAVQLNYGFGLDEARRAIDVLEADALYLHLNPLQEVVQPEGDTDFANLANKIHALAENIEVPIILKEVGCGLSPQDIELGLSAGISHFDLAGRGGTSWSRIEAHRSENDLGIIFQDWGLTTYESLKLAQPYQENAYFIASGGIRSGMDMIKAVIMGGRLCGVAAPLLEPAQHSTEKVVAKIEQFQQEFKTAQFLLGIKNCDALHLNTALILPF; via the coding sequence ATGACTAAAAAGAGTTCATTGAGTTTTGCAGAACAAGTCACCAGCCGTAAACAAGATCATATTGATGCGGTATTAAATGACCCGCAAGTAGAACGTCGTAATGGAGTTTACGGCCAAGGTTTTGACCAAGTTCGATTAATGCATCGCGCTCTACCAGAATGTGACTTTGCAAGCATTGACACCACAACCACATTTTTAGACAAAACTATTAGCTTTCCATTTTTAATTGCTTCAATGACTGGTGGAGCCGCCAACAATTTAGGTGATATTAACATCCATTTAGCTGAAGCAGCTGAAGCTCTTAATGTACCGATGGCAGTAGGCTCCCAAAGAGCGATGATTATTGATGAAGCCGCCAAACAAAGTTTTGCGATTAGACAATACGCCCCCAATGTGCCTCTTATTGCCAATATGGGTGCGGTACAGCTTAATTATGGGTTTGGTTTAGATGAAGCTCGCAGAGCGATTGATGTCTTAGAAGCCGATGCCTTATATCTACACCTTAATCCATTGCAAGAAGTGGTTCAGCCTGAGGGTGATACCGATTTTGCAAATCTGGCCAATAAGATTCATGCTCTGGCTGAAAATATTGAAGTGCCCATTATTCTTAAAGAAGTAGGTTGTGGATTGTCTCCACAAGATATTGAATTAGGGCTGTCTGCAGGTATTAGCCACTTTGACTTGGCTGGAAGAGGCGGTACTTCATGGAGTAGAATTGAGGCCCACCGATCTGAAAATGATTTAGGCATCATCTTCCAAGATTGGGGTCTTACCACATACGAAAGCCTTAAATTAGCTCAACCTTATCAAGAAAATGCGTATTTTATTGCCAGCGGCGGCATACGAAGCGGAATGGATATGATAAAAGCTGTTATAATGGGCGGTCGTTTGTGTGGTGTAGCCGCTCCATTGTTAGAGCCTGCCCAACATTCAACAGAAAAAGTTGTCGCCAAAATAGAACAATTTCAGCAAGAGTTCAAAACAGCTCAATTCTTGCTCGGCATCAAAAATTGCGATGCCTTACATTTAAATACTGCTTTGATCTTACCTTTTTAG
- a CDS encoding hydroxymethylglutaryl-CoA reductase, which yields MTTQTKHPTQPFASIPMQAVGPFKLIGDVEVDDLMVPMATYETPLWPSVARGARVAAHSGGIRVTVIDERMTRSVLLQAPNAGVAALRLKQIQARHGDLQEVVSQSSRFAKLIDTHYQVVGNLIYLRLEFKTGDASGHNMVTNAADKLLPWLLEQYTDLSYVSISANYCTDKKVSAVNGILGRGKYVVCETTIPRKFCKRFLKTTPEALVDLHIKKDLIGSIVSGGLRSANAHVANMLLGFYLATGQDAANIVEGSQAINHAEVTPEGDLYFSTTLPNLIVGTVGNGKGLDFVLENLTLLGCANNNAQPGENARRLACIAGATAFCGELSLLAAQTNPGELMEAHIKLERAQND from the coding sequence ATGACGACACAGACTAAACACCCAACCCAACCTTTCGCATCTATACCAATGCAGGCTGTAGGACCTTTTAAACTTATTGGCGATGTAGAAGTCGATGATTTAATGGTACCAATGGCAACCTATGAAACCCCTCTTTGGCCTTCCGTAGCTCGTGGAGCTCGTGTTGCTGCTCACTCTGGTGGCATTAGGGTAACGGTGATTGATGAAAGAATGACTCGCTCAGTATTGCTACAAGCTCCAAATGCAGGAGTTGCCGCTTTACGTTTAAAACAAATTCAAGCACGCCATGGTGATTTGCAAGAAGTTGTCTCGCAAAGTAGTCGTTTTGCTAAATTGATTGATACCCATTATCAAGTTGTGGGCAATTTAATTTACTTACGTTTAGAGTTTAAAACAGGTGATGCATCAGGTCACAATATGGTGACTAACGCTGCAGATAAGTTACTACCGTGGTTATTAGAACAATACACCGATTTGAGCTATGTCTCTATCTCAGCAAACTACTGCACAGACAAAAAAGTTTCAGCGGTTAACGGTATTTTAGGCCGAGGTAAATATGTGGTTTGTGAAACCACGATTCCAAGAAAATTTTGTAAACGTTTTTTAAAAACCACACCAGAAGCATTGGTTGATCTACATATTAAGAAAGACTTGATTGGCAGTATCGTCTCAGGCGGATTACGTTCAGCCAACGCTCACGTTGCCAACATGTTGTTAGGGTTTTATTTAGCAACAGGGCAAGATGCCGCCAATATCGTTGAGGGATCTCAAGCGATTAACCATGCAGAAGTCACTCCGGAAGGTGACCTATACTTTTCAACCACCCTACCCAACTTAATTGTGGGAACAGTGGGCAATGGCAAAGGTTTAGACTTTGTTTTAGAAAACTTAACTTTACTAGGCTGTGCTAATAACAATGCTCAACCTGGTGAAAATGCTCGCCGCCTAGCTTGTATTGCAGGTGCTACCGCTTTTTGTGGCGAGTTATCGTTGCTTGCCGCACAAACAAATCCTGGTGAACTGATGGAAGCTCACATAAAGTTAGAACGAGCTCAAAATGACTAA
- a CDS encoding peptidylprolyl isomerase, translating into MTLATARHILVDTEEKCNELKDQIANGADFAEVAKANSNCPSGSNGGDLGQFGPGMMVPEFDKVVFSADVGSVEGPVKTQFGYHLLEVTSRS; encoded by the coding sequence ATGACTTTAGCAACAGCCCGCCACATTTTGGTAGATACAGAAGAGAAATGTAATGAATTGAAAGATCAAATTGCTAATGGGGCAGATTTTGCTGAAGTAGCAAAAGCAAACTCAAATTGTCCATCAGGTTCAAACGGTGGTGATTTAGGTCAGTTTGGTCCTGGTATGATGGTTCCTGAATTTGACAAAGTGGTATTCAGTGCGGATGTGGGTTCAGTTGAAGGGCCAGTAAAAACTCAGTTTGGTTATCATTTATTAGAAGTGACTAGCCGTAGCTAA
- a CDS encoding DUF3392 family protein produces the protein MDILGWLNDTVLHLSGWMKGYLYQIVLSMVATLLVIYGDNIMKIVKQQIGTLKLFLRITLFVAFCAFGFSFLTSIAAPFLSGFLAKSDPLYLPFIIVFIYYGLGYLAQKKGMI, from the coding sequence ATGGATATTTTAGGCTGGCTAAATGACACGGTTTTACACCTCTCAGGTTGGATGAAAGGATATTTGTATCAAATCGTTCTCTCTATGGTTGCTACACTTTTAGTGATTTATGGCGATAACATTATGAAGATTGTTAAACAACAAATCGGTACTTTAAAATTATTTTTAAGAATCACCCTGTTTGTTGCTTTTTGTGCGTTTGGCTTTAGTTTTCTTACCTCAATAGCCGCACCATTTTTAAGCGGTTTCTTGGCCAAGTCTGACCCACTCTATTTACCGTTTATTATTGTATTTATTTATTATGGTTTAGGATATTTGGCACAAAAGAAAGGCATGATTTAA
- a CDS encoding lipid-binding SYLF domain-containing protein, which produces MITSLFKKAAILTLAVSSLTVFASAYSSTVYADDEFSDSQPEMTQDVDDAEYDKTIAAFHQAPQSAAFFDNSYGYAVFPTIGKVGFVIGGAYGKGRVYEHGRLAGTAEMTQATIGFQLGGQAFSQIIFFQDQRAYDEFTSGNFEFGAQASAIVINAGANAEASTKGTSASANAGERHVKADGQYYKGMAVFSLAKGGLMYEATIGGQKYNFYPN; this is translated from the coding sequence ATGATTACATCTCTATTTAAAAAAGCAGCAATATTAACCCTGGCAGTATCCAGCCTTACGGTATTTGCTTCAGCCTATAGTTCAACCGTATATGCCGACGATGAATTCAGCGATTCTCAGCCTGAAATGACGCAAGACGTGGATGATGCTGAATACGATAAAACCATTGCAGCGTTTCATCAAGCTCCGCAGTCAGCGGCATTTTTTGATAACTCATACGGTTATGCCGTTTTTCCAACGATTGGTAAAGTGGGCTTTGTGATAGGTGGTGCTTATGGTAAAGGACGTGTTTATGAGCATGGTCGTTTAGCTGGAACGGCTGAAATGACTCAAGCGACCATTGGTTTTCAATTAGGTGGTCAGGCGTTTAGCCAAATTATCTTTTTCCAAGATCAGCGTGCTTATGATGAGTTTACTAGCGGAAACTTTGAATTTGGCGCCCAAGCCTCAGCCATTGTTATTAATGCGGGTGCCAATGCAGAAGCCTCAACCAAAGGTACATCTGCCTCTGCTAATGCTGGAGAAAGACATGTTAAGGCCGATGGTCAATACTATAAAGGCATGGCGGTATTTAGTTTAGCCAAAGGTGGTTTGATGTATGAAGCAACTATAGGTGGCCAAAAATATAATTTTTATCCTAACTAA